In a single window of the Bacteroides acidifaciens genome:
- the mraY gene encoding phospho-N-acetylmuramoyl-pentapeptide-transferase, with translation MLYYLFEWLQKLNFPGAGMFGYTSFRALMAVIFALLISSIWGDKFINLLKKKQITETQRDAKIDPFGVNKVGVPSMGGVIIIIAILIPCLLLGKLENIYMILMLITTIWLGSLGFADDYIKIFKKDKEGLHGKFKIVGQVGLGLIVGLTLYLSPDVVIRENIEIHTPGQEMEVIHGTNDLKSTQTTIPFFKSNNLDYADLVSFMGEYAQAAGWVLFVIITIFVVTAVSNGANLNDGMDGMAAGNSAIIGATLGILAYVSSHIEFASYLNIMYIPGSEELVIYICAFIGALIGFLWYNAYPAQVFMGDTGSLTIGGIIAVFAIIIHKELLIPILCGVFLVENLSVILQRAYYKAGKRKGVKQRLFKRTPIHDHFRTSMSLIEPGCTVKFTKPDQLFHESKITVRFWIVTIVLAAITIITLKIR, from the coding sequence ATGCTATATTATCTGTTTGAATGGCTGCAAAAGCTCAATTTTCCCGGAGCGGGAATGTTTGGTTACACTTCATTCCGTGCTTTGATGGCTGTCATCTTCGCATTGCTTATTTCAAGTATATGGGGAGACAAATTTATCAACCTGCTGAAAAAGAAGCAAATCACGGAAACACAGCGTGACGCGAAAATTGACCCGTTCGGTGTCAACAAGGTAGGTGTGCCGAGCATGGGCGGTGTCATTATTATCATAGCCATTCTTATCCCCTGCCTATTATTGGGCAAGCTGGAAAACATCTATATGATATTGATGCTGATAACCACCATATGGCTGGGCTCACTCGGATTTGCCGACGACTATATAAAAATCTTCAAGAAAGACAAGGAAGGATTGCACGGCAAGTTCAAAATCGTCGGACAGGTAGGTCTGGGACTAATTGTCGGGCTTACTTTATATCTAAGCCCGGATGTGGTAATCCGCGAAAATATCGAAATACATACTCCGGGACAGGAAATGGAAGTGATACATGGGACAAATGATTTGAAATCGACTCAGACTACCATTCCTTTCTTCAAGAGCAACAACCTTGACTATGCCGATTTGGTCTCTTTCATGGGTGAATACGCACAGGCAGCCGGATGGGTACTGTTCGTCATCATTACCATCTTTGTGGTTACCGCCGTATCCAATGGTGCCAACCTGAACGATGGGATGGACGGAATGGCGGCAGGAAATTCCGCCATCATCGGAGCTACGCTAGGTATATTAGCCTACGTTTCGTCGCACATAGAATTTGCGAGTTATCTGAACATCATGTATATCCCCGGCTCGGAAGAACTGGTAATCTATATCTGTGCCTTCATCGGTGCGCTTATCGGTTTCCTTTGGTATAACGCCTATCCGGCACAAGTATTCATGGGCGACACCGGCAGTCTGACAATCGGCGGCATCATCGCCGTATTCGCCATTATCATCCATAAAGAGCTGTTGATACCGATTCTTTGCGGTGTATTCCTCGTGGAAAACCTGTCGGTCATCCTGCAACGGGCTTACTATAAAGCAGGCAAGCGGAAAGGAGTGAAACAACGGTTGTTCAAACGGACACCGATTCACGACCACTTCCGTACTTCCATGAGCTTGATAGAACCTGGCTGCACAGTCAAGTTCACCAAACCCGACCAACTGTTCCACGAATCAAAAATTACCGTCCGCTTCTGGATTGTAACGATTGTTCTGGCAGCCATAACAATTATAACACTAAAGATAAGATAG
- a CDS encoding UDP-N-acetylmuramoyl-L-alanyl-D-glutamate--2,6-diaminopimelate ligase, with protein sequence MLLNKLLKAIQPVQITGDSDIEITGINIDSRLVEAGQLFMAIRGTQADGHAYIPAAIKKGAIAILCEDMPEEPVAGITYVQVKDSEDATGKIATTFYGDPTSKLELVGVTGTNGKTTIATLLYNTFRYFGYKVGLISTVCNYIDDEAIPTEHTTPDPITLNRLLGRMADEGCKYVFMEVSSHSIAQKRISGLKFAGGIFTNLTRDHLDYHKTVENYLKAKKKFFDDMPKNAFCLTNLDDKNGLVMTQNTHAKVYTYSLRSLSDFKGRVLESHFEGMLLDFNNHELAVQFIGKFNASNLLAVFGAAVLLGKKEEEVLVALSTLHPVAGRFDAVRSSKGITAIVDYAHTPDALINVLNAIHGVLEGKGKVITVVGAGGNRDKGKRPIMAKEAAKASDRVIITSDNPRFEEPQDIINDMLAGLDAEDMKKTLSIADRKEAIRTACMLAEKGDVILIAGKGHENYQEIKGVKHHFDDKEEVKRMFND encoded by the coding sequence ATGTTGCTAAACAAGTTACTGAAAGCAATTCAACCGGTACAGATAACCGGAGATTCAGACATAGAAATCACCGGAATCAACATTGATTCCCGTTTAGTAGAAGCCGGACAATTATTCATGGCAATACGCGGCACGCAAGCCGATGGTCATGCCTATATACCTGCTGCCATCAAAAAAGGAGCTATTGCCATCCTTTGCGAGGATATGCCGGAAGAGCCTGTGGCAGGAATTACTTATGTCCAGGTAAAAGACAGCGAAGATGCGACAGGCAAAATCGCCACTACATTCTATGGCGACCCGACTTCTAAGCTCGAACTGGTCGGTGTCACCGGAACAAACGGCAAAACAACTATCGCCACCTTATTATATAATACATTCCGTTACTTCGGATATAAGGTGGGGCTTATCTCTACCGTTTGCAACTATATCGACGATGAAGCTATCCCGACAGAGCATACTACGCCCGACCCTATCACGCTGAACCGCTTGTTGGGACGGATGGCGGATGAAGGATGCAAATATGTGTTCATGGAAGTCAGCTCCCATTCGATTGCACAGAAACGTATCAGTGGACTGAAGTTCGCGGGGGGTATCTTCACCAATCTCACCCGCGACCATCTCGATTACCATAAGACAGTAGAGAATTATCTGAAGGCCAAGAAGAAGTTCTTCGACGATATGCCGAAGAATGCGTTCTGCCTTACCAACCTCGACGACAAGAACGGACTGGTAATGACACAGAACACACATGCCAAAGTATATACTTATTCATTGAGAAGTCTCAGCGATTTTAAAGGTCGGGTATTGGAATCCCATTTCGAAGGAATGCTGCTTGATTTCAATAATCACGAGCTCGCTGTCCAGTTTATTGGCAAGTTCAATGCTTCCAATCTGCTGGCAGTGTTTGGGGCTGCCGTCCTGCTTGGCAAGAAAGAAGAAGAGGTGCTTGTCGCTCTCAGTACACTTCATCCGGTGGCAGGACGCTTTGATGCTGTCCGTTCGTCAAAAGGCATTACGGCGATTGTGGACTATGCCCACACTCCGGATGCGCTTATCAATGTGTTGAACGCTATCCACGGAGTGCTCGAAGGAAAAGGAAAAGTCATCACCGTGGTAGGTGCGGGCGGCAACCGTGATAAAGGTAAACGCCCCATCATGGCGAAAGAAGCCGCCAAAGCCAGTGACCGAGTTATCATCACTTCAGACAATCCCCGTTTTGAAGAACCGCAGGATATTATCAATGATATGCTGGCAGGACTGGATGCTGAGGATATGAAGAAGACACTAAGCATTGCCGACCGTAAGGAAGCAATCCGCACGGCTTGTATGCTGGCAGAAAAAGGAGACGTAATACTCATTGCCGGAAAAGGACACGAGAATTACCAGGAGATAAAAGGAGTGAAACATCACTTCGATGACAAAGAAGAGGTGAAGAGAATGTTTAACGACTAG
- a CDS encoding penicillin-binding protein — protein sequence MTRYFFVILLMALIGVAIVVKAGITMFAERQYWQDVADRFVKENVTVKPNRGNIISSDGKLMASSLPEYRIYMDFMSGEKDEKRRKKDQARRDSILTANMDSICIGLNKIFPDKSVAQFKAHLKKGRQAKSRNYLIYPKRISYIQYKEVKRLPVFCLNRYKGGFKELAYNQRKKPFGSLAARTLGDVYADTAKGARNGIELAFDTILKGRDGLTHRQKVMNKYLNIVDVPPVDGCDLISTIDVGMQDICEKALVDKLKELNASVGVVVLMEVATGEVKAIVNMMQGKDGEYYEMRNNAISDMLEPGSTFKTASIMVALEDGKITPDYVVDTGNGQMPMHGRVMKDHNWHRGGYGKLTVTEILGVSSNVGTSYIIDHFYGSNPQKFIDGLRRMSIDQPLHLQIAGEGKPNIRGPKERSYFSKTALPWMSIGYETQVPPINILTFYNGIANNGVTVRPKFVKAAVKDGEIVKEYPTEIINPKICSDKTLTQIREILRKVVGEGLAKPAGSKQFHVSGKTGTAQISQGAAGYKTGRTNYLVSFCGYFPSEAPKYSMIVSIQKPGLPASGGLMAGSVFSKIAERVYAKDLRLPLTNAIDTNSVVIPNVKAGEMREAQRVLEELNIQVQGKIADAGKEVWGNTHSAPQAVVLESRSNMQNFVPSVIGMGAKDAVYLLESKGLKVHLVGVGKVKSQSIANGTIVKKGQTITLSMH from the coding sequence ATGACCCGTTATTTCTTCGTCATCCTCCTGATGGCGTTGATAGGCGTGGCGATTGTCGTGAAGGCAGGCATCACCATGTTTGCCGAACGCCAGTACTGGCAGGACGTGGCCGACCGTTTCGTAAAGGAAAACGTGACGGTGAAACCCAACCGCGGAAACATTATCTCTTCCGACGGCAAACTGATGGCTAGCTCCCTACCCGAATACAGGATATATATGGACTTTATGTCCGGTGAAAAGGACGAAAAACGCAGAAAGAAGGACCAGGCACGACGGGATTCCATCCTTACCGCCAACATGGATTCAATCTGCATCGGACTGAACAAAATATTCCCGGATAAGAGCGTAGCCCAATTCAAGGCGCATCTGAAGAAAGGACGCCAGGCGAAGAGCCGCAATTACCTGATTTATCCAAAACGCATCTCTTATATACAATATAAAGAGGTAAAGAGATTGCCAGTCTTCTGCTTGAACCGCTACAAAGGGGGATTCAAGGAACTGGCTTACAACCAACGGAAGAAGCCTTTCGGTTCATTGGCAGCGCGTACGCTAGGCGATGTGTATGCCGACACCGCGAAAGGAGCGAGAAACGGTATCGAGCTTGCCTTCGATACGATTCTGAAAGGACGGGACGGATTGACGCACCGACAGAAAGTGATGAACAAATACCTGAATATAGTAGATGTGCCGCCGGTTGACGGTTGCGACCTCATATCTACCATTGACGTAGGCATGCAGGATATTTGCGAGAAAGCACTGGTAGACAAACTAAAAGAGTTGAATGCCAGCGTGGGGGTCGTTGTATTGATGGAAGTGGCTACCGGAGAAGTGAAAGCCATCGTTAATATGATGCAGGGCAAAGACGGTGAATATTACGAGATGCGCAATAATGCCATCAGCGATATGCTCGAACCGGGGTCAACTTTCAAGACGGCTTCTATTATGGTGGCCCTCGAAGACGGGAAAATTACTCCGGACTATGTAGTGGATACCGGCAACGGGCAAATGCCGATGCACGGCCGTGTGATGAAAGACCACAACTGGCATCGCGGAGGATACGGAAAATTAACGGTTACCGAGATTTTGGGAGTGTCTTCCAATGTTGGTACATCTTATATTATAGACCATTTCTACGGCAGCAACCCGCAGAAGTTCATTGATGGATTGAGACGTATGAGCATCGACCAGCCTCTTCACCTGCAAATTGCGGGAGAAGGAAAGCCGAACATTCGCGGTCCGAAAGAGAGAAGTTATTTCTCCAAAACCGCCCTTCCATGGATGAGTATCGGTTATGAAACGCAAGTCCCGCCGATTAATATTCTTACATTCTATAATGGAATAGCGAATAATGGGGTGACGGTGCGTCCGAAATTCGTAAAAGCTGCGGTGAAAGACGGGGAAATAGTGAAAGAGTATCCGACAGAAATTATCAATCCGAAGATTTGTTCGGACAAGACATTGACACAAATCCGTGAGATTCTACGGAAAGTGGTAGGCGAAGGACTTGCCAAACCCGCGGGTAGCAAGCAATTCCACGTTTCGGGTAAGACTGGAACGGCACAGATTTCACAGGGAGCAGCCGGATACAAGACAGGAAGAACAAACTATCTTGTTAGTTTCTGCGGTTATTTCCCGTCAGAAGCGCCTAAATATAGTATGATTGTTTCCATTCAGAAACCGGGCTTGCCGGCATCAGGTGGTTTGATGGCGGGCAGTGTATTCAGTAAAATCGCCGAAAGGGTGTACGCCAAAGACCTGCGTTTGCCTCTTACCAACGCGATTGACACGAATTCCGTAGTCATTCCTAATGTAAAAGCAGGAGAAATGAGGGAAGCACAACGGGTACTGGAAGAACTGAATATTCAGGTTCAGGGCAAAATAGCCGACGCGGGAAAAGAAGTTTGGGGGAATACCCATTCGGCTCCCCAGGCGGTAGTTCTCGAAAGCCGGAGCAATATGCAGAATTTCGTGCCGAGCGTTATAGGCATGGGGGCGAAGGATGCCGTGTACCTGTTGGAGAGTAAAGGATTAAAAGTACATTTGGTTGGGGTCGGCAAGGTGAAAAGCCAGTCGATAGCCAACGGAACGATAGTAAAGAAAGGACAGACGATTACCCTTTCCATGCATTAA
- a CDS encoding FtsL-like putative cell division protein, protein MEEEEVVNKKAEEGKKKKRTSLKSILGGDILATDFFRRQTKLLVLIMVFIIFYIHNRYASQQQQIEIDRLKKELIDIKYDALTRSSELMEKSRQSRIEEYISSKESDLQTSTNPPYLIK, encoded by the coding sequence ATGGAAGAAGAAGAAGTAGTAAACAAGAAAGCAGAAGAGGGCAAGAAGAAAAAACGCACTTCGCTGAAAAGCATCCTGGGTGGAGACATTTTGGCTACCGACTTTTTCCGTCGCCAGACGAAGTTGCTGGTACTTATCATGGTATTCATCATCTTCTATATCCACAACCGCTATGCCAGCCAGCAGCAGCAGATTGAAATAGACCGGTTGAAAAAGGAATTGATAGATATTAAGTATGACGCACTGACACGCAGTTCGGAACTGATGGAGAAGAGCCGCCAATCGCGCATCGAGGAATATATATCAAGTAAGGAAAGTGATTTGCAGACATCGACCAATCCCCCTTACCTTATTAAATAA
- the rsmH gene encoding 16S rRNA (cytosine(1402)-N(4))-methyltransferase RsmH: MEKDELTYHVPVLLKESVDGMNIQPDGTYVDVTFGGAGHSREILSRLGEGGRLLGFDQDEDAERNIVNDPHFIFVRSNFRYLHNFLRYHDIEQVDAILADLGVSSHHFDDSERGFSFRFDGELDMRMNKRAGVTAADIVNTYEEERLANIFYLYGELKNSRKLASVIVKARNGQPIRTIGEFLEIIKPLFGREREKKELAKVFQALRIEVNQEMEALKEMLLAATEALKPGGRLVVITYHSLEDRMVKNIMKTGNVEGKAETDFFGNLQTPFRLVNNKVIVPGQAEIERNPRSRSAKLRIAEKK, from the coding sequence ATGGAGAAAGATGAACTGACATATCATGTACCTGTATTACTAAAGGAAAGCGTTGACGGGATGAATATCCAGCCGGACGGAACGTATGTAGACGTTACTTTCGGGGGAGCGGGACATTCGCGCGAGATTCTTTCACGGCTCGGTGAAGGCGGACGGCTCCTGGGATTCGACCAGGACGAGGATGCCGAACGGAATATTGTCAACGACCCCCATTTTATCTTTGTGCGCAGCAATTTCCGCTACCTGCACAATTTCCTGCGCTATCACGACATCGAACAGGTGGATGCGATTCTCGCCGACCTCGGTGTGTCTTCCCACCACTTTGATGACAGCGAACGCGGTTTCTCTTTCCGTTTCGACGGAGAACTGGATATGCGTATGAACAAGCGTGCAGGAGTTACGGCGGCAGACATCGTAAACACTTACGAAGAAGAGCGTCTCGCAAACATTTTCTACCTGTATGGAGAACTTAAAAACAGCCGCAAACTGGCTTCCGTCATTGTCAAAGCCAGAAACGGACAGCCCATCCGTACTATCGGAGAGTTTCTGGAAATCATCAAACCGCTTTTCGGCCGTGAACGGGAGAAGAAAGAGCTTGCGAAGGTATTCCAAGCATTGCGGATTGAAGTAAATCAAGAGATGGAAGCGCTGAAAGAGATGCTGCTCGCGGCAACCGAAGCGTTAAAGCCGGGTGGCAGACTGGTAGTTATCACTTATCACTCACTGGAAGACCGTATGGTGAAGAACATCATGAAGACAGGCAACGTGGAAGGTAAGGCAGAGACAGACTTCTTCGGCAACCTACAAACACCTTTCCGCCTAGTCAACAATAAGGTGATTGTGCCCGGCCAGGCAGAAATAGAAAGGAACCCGCGGTCGAGAAGCGCCAAGTTACGAATTGCAGAAAAGAAATAA
- the mraZ gene encoding division/cell wall cluster transcriptional repressor MraZ: MIRFLGNIEAKADTKGRVFIPAIFRKQLQAASEERLIMRKDVFQDCLTLYPESVWNEELNELRARLNKWNSKHQLIFRQFVSDVEVVTPDNNGRILIPKRYLQICNIHGDIRFIGIDNKIEIWSKERAEQPFMSPEEFGAALEEIMNDENRQDGER; the protein is encoded by the coding sequence ATGATACGTTTTTTAGGTAATATTGAAGCCAAGGCGGACACCAAAGGAAGGGTGTTCATCCCCGCCATCTTCAGGAAGCAACTGCAAGCTGCTTCTGAGGAGAGGCTTATTATGCGTAAAGACGTATTTCAAGACTGCCTGACCTTGTACCCCGAGAGCGTGTGGAACGAGGAGTTGAACGAGCTCCGTGCCCGGCTTAACAAGTGGAACAGCAAACACCAACTCATTTTCAGGCAGTTTGTGAGCGACGTTGAGGTGGTGACACCCGATAATAACGGACGCATACTCATCCCCAAACGGTATTTGCAGATTTGCAATATACATGGGGACATACGCTTTATCGGCATCGACAACAAAATAGAGATTTGGTCGAAGGAGCGGGCAGAACAGCCATTTATGTCACCCGAAGAGTTCGGTGCGGCATTAGAAGAAATTATGAACGATGAAAATAGACAAGATGGAGAAAGATGA
- a CDS encoding RNA polymerase sigma factor: protein MKSLSFRKDLVEVQGELLRFAYKLTTDREEANDLLQETSLKALDNEDKYMPDTNFKGWMYTIMRNIFINNYRKVVRDQTFIDQTDNLYHLNLPQDASSESTERAYDLKEMHRVVNKLPKEYRVPFAMHVSGFKYREIAEKLNLPLGTVKSRIFFTRQKLQEELKDFR from the coding sequence ATGAAAAGTTTAAGCTTCAGAAAAGATTTAGTAGAAGTACAGGGTGAACTACTTCGCTTCGCTTATAAACTGACAACCGACCGCGAAGAAGCAAATGACTTGTTGCAGGAAACCTCATTGAAAGCATTGGATAATGAAGATAAATACATGCCGGATACTAATTTCAAAGGATGGATGTATACTATCATGCGCAATATATTCATCAACAACTACCGCAAAGTGGTTCGTGACCAGACTTTTATTGACCAGACCGACAACTTATACCATCTGAACCTGCCGCAAGACGCAAGTTCGGAGAGTACGGAAAGAGCGTACGACCTGAAAGAGATGCACCGGGTGGTAAACAAACTCCCTAAAGAATACAGGGTCCCGTTTGCCATGCACGTTTCAGGATTCAAATACCGTGAGATTGCGGAAAAGCTGAATCTCCCGCTAGGCACAGTGAAAAGCCGTATATTCTTCACACGCCAGAAATTACAGGAAGAGTTGAAAGATTTCCGTTGA
- a CDS encoding 1-acyl-sn-glycerol-3-phosphate acyltransferase produces MTDDSLFLIDVEKILRTKAPKQYKYIPKFAVSYLKKIVHQDEINVFLDESKGKVGVDFLEACMEFLDAKVDVKGIENLPKDGLYTFVSNHPLGGQDGVALGYVLGRHYDGKVKYLVNDLLMNLRGLAPLCIPINKTGKQAKDFPKMVEAGFKSDDQLIMFPAGLCSRRQNGVIRDLEWKKTFIVKSVQAKRDVIPVHFGGRNSDFFYNLANICKALGIKFNIAMLYLADEMFKNRHKTFTVTFGKPIPWQTFDKSKTPAQWAEYVKDIVYKL; encoded by the coding sequence ATGACTGATGACTCTTTATTTTTAATCGATGTCGAAAAGATACTTCGGACGAAAGCACCGAAGCAATATAAGTACATCCCTAAGTTTGCGGTTTCTTATCTGAAGAAAATAGTTCATCAGGATGAGATTAATGTGTTTTTGGATGAGTCGAAAGGTAAGGTTGGGGTGGATTTCTTAGAGGCATGCATGGAATTTCTGGATGCGAAAGTAGATGTGAAAGGTATCGAGAACCTTCCTAAAGATGGTTTGTATACCTTTGTTTCCAATCATCCGCTAGGAGGACAGGATGGTGTCGCGCTGGGTTATGTGCTGGGACGTCATTATGACGGAAAGGTGAAATATCTGGTGAATGATTTGCTGATGAATCTCCGCGGATTGGCTCCGCTTTGTATCCCTATCAATAAGACCGGCAAGCAGGCGAAAGATTTTCCCAAAATGGTGGAGGCCGGATTCAAGTCTGACGACCAGCTTATCATGTTTCCCGCCGGTTTGTGTTCGCGCCGGCAGAATGGGGTAATCCGCGATTTGGAATGGAAGAAAACATTTATAGTAAAGAGCGTACAAGCAAAACGTGACGTGATACCCGTGCATTTTGGAGGTAGAAATTCTGATTTCTTCTACAATCTGGCGAATATATGTAAGGCATTGGGCATTAAGTTTAACATCGCTATGTTGTATCTCGCGGATGAAATGTTTAAGAACCGCCACAAAACTTTTACTGTCACCTTTGGCAAGCCGATACCCTGGCAGACTTTCGATAAATCGAAAACTCCCGCGCAATGGGCGGAATACGTAAAGGATATTGTTTATAAACTGTAA
- a CDS encoding GNAT family N-acetyltransferase, with translation MEEIIKPISKELLKAELTEDRRLRMTNKSNNQIYIITHQNAPNVMKEIGRLREIAFRAAGGGTGLSMDIDEYDTMEHPYKQLIVWNPEAEEILGGYRYLLGTDVRFDEKGAPILATSHMFHFSEPFIKEYLPQTIELGRSFVTLEYQSTRAGSKGLFALDNLWDGLGALTVVMPNVKYFFGKVTMYPSYHRRGRDMILYFLKKHFHDKERLVTPMEPLVLETPEEELRALFCKDTFKEDYKILNCEIRKLGYNIPPLVNAYMSLSPTMRMFGTAINYEFGDVEETGILIAVDEILEDKRIRHIQTFIESHPDALKMPCEDDEAFAPKVVTPQADCCR, from the coding sequence ATGGAAGAGATTATCAAACCGATAAGCAAGGAACTGCTGAAAGCCGAGTTGACGGAAGACAGACGCCTACGCATGACAAATAAGAGTAATAACCAGATTTACATTATTACTCATCAGAATGCTCCCAATGTGATGAAAGAGATAGGCCGTTTGCGTGAAATTGCTTTCCGTGCTGCTGGTGGCGGAACAGGGCTGTCGATGGATATAGACGAATATGATACAATGGAGCATCCATACAAGCAGTTGATTGTATGGAATCCGGAAGCGGAAGAAATCTTGGGCGGCTATCGGTATTTACTTGGAACGGACGTGCGTTTTGATGAAAAAGGCGCTCCGATTCTGGCTACTTCCCATATGTTTCATTTTTCGGAACCTTTTATTAAAGAGTATTTGCCTCAAACGATTGAATTGGGACGTTCGTTTGTCACGCTCGAATATCAATCTACCCGTGCCGGCAGCAAAGGCTTGTTTGCTTTGGACAATCTCTGGGATGGATTGGGCGCACTGACGGTTGTGATGCCGAATGTGAAATATTTCTTTGGAAAGGTGACGATGTATCCCAGCTACCACCGCCGTGGACGTGATATGATTCTTTATTTCCTCAAGAAACATTTCCACGACAAGGAAAGGCTTGTCACGCCGATGGAGCCTTTGGTATTGGAGACTCCGGAAGAGGAATTGCGGGCATTGTTCTGTAAGGACACCTTTAAGGAAGATTACAAAATCCTGAATTGTGAGATTCGTAAACTGGGCTATAACATTCCACCGCTGGTGAACGCTTATATGAGCCTGAGTCCTACGATGCGTATGTTCGGCACAGCCATCAACTATGAATTCGGTGATGTGGAAGAAACCGGAATCCTGATTGCCGTGGATGAAATACTGGAGGATAAGCGAATCCGGCACATCCAGACGTTTATAGAAAGCCATCCGGATGCGCTGAAAATGCCTTGTGAGGATGATGAAGCGTTTGCTCCTAAAGTCGTTACACCGCAGGCAGACTGTTGCCGTTAA
- a CDS encoding deoxyguanosinetriphosphate triphosphohydrolase produces MMNWNQLISAKRFGMEEFHEERQENRSEFQRDYDRLIFSAPFRRLQNKTQVFPLPGSIFVHNRLTHSLEVSSVGRSLGDDVAKAILQRQPELQESFLPEIGSIVSAACLAHDLGNPPFGHSGERAISTFFSEGKGLRLKEKQPDGEQLSAMEWEDLTHFEGNANAFRILTHQFEGRRKGGFVLTYTTLASIVKYPFSSSLAGKKSKFGFFVSEEDSFHKIATELGLTLLNEHPLKYARHPLVYLVEAADDICYQMMDIEDAHKLKILTTEETKELLMAYFDEKRQEHLRNTFRIVNDTNEQIAYLRSSVIGLLIRECTRVFLEHEQEILSGTFEGALIKHISERPAGAYKHCAEVSLKKIYRSRDVLDIELAGFRVISTLLELMIDAVTSPEKAYSELLINRVSSQYNIKAPALYERIQAVLDYISGMTDVFALDLYRKINGNSLPAV; encoded by the coding sequence ATGATGAATTGGAACCAATTAATATCAGCTAAACGCTTCGGGATGGAAGAATTCCACGAAGAACGCCAAGAAAACCGCTCTGAATTTCAACGGGATTATGACCGCCTTATCTTCTCCGCTCCTTTCCGCAGATTACAGAATAAGACACAGGTATTCCCCTTACCCGGCAGCATCTTTGTGCACAACCGGCTCACGCATAGCCTCGAAGTTTCCAGCGTAGGTCGTTCCTTGGGCGACGATGTAGCCAAAGCTATCCTGCAACGCCAACCGGAACTTCAGGAATCTTTCCTGCCGGAGATTGGTTCTATCGTGTCCGCCGCTTGCCTGGCGCATGATTTGGGAAACCCGCCTTTCGGGCATTCCGGCGAACGGGCCATATCCACCTTTTTCTCTGAAGGGAAAGGGCTGCGCCTGAAAGAGAAACAACCGGACGGAGAGCAACTTTCTGCGATGGAATGGGAAGATTTGACACATTTCGAAGGCAATGCGAATGCATTCCGCATCTTGACCCATCAATTCGAAGGACGTCGGAAAGGCGGTTTTGTCCTGACATATACGACGTTAGCTTCCATTGTAAAATACCCCTTTTCATCGAGCCTTGCCGGCAAAAAGTCTAAATTCGGATTCTTTGTCAGCGAAGAAGACAGTTTTCATAAGATTGCGACGGAGCTGGGATTGACATTGCTGAACGAGCACCCGTTAAAGTACGCACGCCATCCGTTGGTCTATCTGGTAGAAGCCGCCGATGATATCTGTTACCAGATGATGGATATCGAAGATGCCCATAAATTGAAAATACTCACTACCGAGGAGACGAAAGAGTTGCTAATGGCATATTTTGACGAAAAACGGCAGGAGCATCTCCGAAATACTTTCCGGATTGTCAATGACACGAACGAGCAAATCGCTTATCTGCGTTCTTCCGTAATCGGATTATTGATTCGTGAATGCACCCGCGTGTTTTTGGAACATGAGCAGGAGATATTGTCCGGCACTTTCGAAGGGGCGCTTATCAAGCATATTTCCGAGCGTCCGGCAGGAGCTTACAAGCACTGCGCCGAAGTTTCTTTGAAGAAGATTTACCGTTCGCGGGACGTGCTGGACATTGAATTGGCCGGATTCCGTGTCATCAGCACGCTGCTCGAGCTGATGATAGACGCCGTGACCTCACCCGAAAAGGCTTACTCCGAGCTTCTGATTAACCGGGTTTCCAGCCAGTATAATATAAAAGCGCCTGCACTCTATGAAAGAATACAGGCGGTACTTGATTATATTTCGGGAATGACCGACGTCTTTGCCCTCGACCTCTACCGCAAGATTAACGGCAACAGTCTGCCTGCGGTGTAA